In Carya illinoinensis cultivar Pawnee chromosome 10, C.illinoinensisPawnee_v1, whole genome shotgun sequence, one DNA window encodes the following:
- the LOC122279132 gene encoding soluble inorganic pyrophosphatase 1-like, with product MENTNKTSDAHRAPHTPLNERILSSMTRRSAAAHPWHDLEIGPGAPNVFNCVIEIGKGSKVKYELDKKTGLIKVDRVLYSSVVYPHNYGFIPRTLCEDNDPMDVLVIMQEPVLPGCFLRAKAIGLMPMIDQGEKDDKIIAVCADDPEYRHYTDIKELPPHRLAEIRRFFEEYKKNENKEVAVNDFLPASSANEAIQYSMNLYADYIVESLRR from the exons ATGGAAAACACAAACAAAACTTCCGATGCTCATCGCGCCCCACATACACCTCTTAATGAGAGGATACTTTCATCCATGACCAGGAGATCTGCGGCTGCACACCCTTGGCATGATCTCGAGATAG GACCTGGAGCTCCAAATGTGTTCAACTGT GTAATTGAAATAGGGAAAGGGAGCAAGGTGAAATATGAACTTGACAAGAAAACTGGATTGATTAAG GTCGACCGTGTGCTCTACTCATCAGTTGTGTACCCACACAACTATGGCTTCATTCCTCGTACTCTTTGTGAGGACAATGATCCCATGGACGTCTTGGTTATCATGCAG GAGCCAGTTCTTCCTGGATGCTTTCTTCGCGCCAAAGCTATAGGCCTCATGCCTATGATTGATCAG GGTGAGAAAGATGACAAGATAATTGCTGTTTGTGCTGATGATCCCGAGTACCGACACTACACTGATATCAAGGAGCTCCCGCCACATCGTTTGGCTGAGATCCGCCGCTTCTTTGAAGAAT acaagaaaaatgagaacaaaGAAGTTGCGGTTAATGACTTTCTGCCTGCCTCTTCTGCCAATGAAGCAATTCAGTACTCCAT GAATCTCTATGCGGACTACATAGTGGAGAGCTTGAGGCGGTAA